One Rhodoflexus caldus genomic window, TCCTCATTTGTGCTATTATAAAACCGATAAATAAACTGAAATGCTTAAGTTTATAGACTTATTCGCAGGTATAGGTGGATTTCATTTAGCCTTACAGAAATTAGGACATCAATGCGTTTTTGCTTGTGAAATCAATCAAACATTGGCAGACCTTTATGAACAAAATTACGGTATAAAGCCCGAAGGCGATATAAAAAAAGTGGATATAAAAAGTATTCCTCCCCATGATATTTTATGTGCGGGTTTTCCTTGCCAACCTTTCTCAAAAGCAGGAAAAATGTTGGGAAGAAAAGATAATACACTTGGTAATCTTATTGATGAGATATTAAAAATTTTACATCATCACAAGCCTACTTTTTTTATTTTAGAAAATGTACCTTTCATAGCCAAGCAAGACAACGAAGATATGTGGCGTTACATGAAAAGTGAATTTAAAAGAGCAGGTTACAAATCTGATGAAAAAATTTATTCACCGCATCAATTCGGAATACCACAACATCGACAAAGAATTTATATTGTTGGTAGTCGTAGAGGACTTGAACACTTCTCTTGGATCGAGCCACAAGAAAAAATTCAAACAGATATTAAAAGTATTTTAGATAATAATCCTTCGGAAGCGAAAGCTATTGGAAAAGAAGAGCAGTATTGCTTAGACTTGTGGCAGGAGTTTATAGATTGTATTCCTAAAGACATACCCATACCTAAATTCCCTATTTGGGGAATGGAGTTTGGGGCAACATATCCAATCGAGGATGGAAAAACACCTTTGCAACTTTCTGAAAAAGAGTTAGGTAATTACAAAGGTATATTTGGCAAATCTTTAAAAGGATTAAGTAAAGAAGAACAAGAAAAATACTTACCAAGTCACGCATTTAATACGGATAAAAATGGGAATTATCCGCGTTGGAAAAAAAGATACATTCAGCAAAATAGAAATTTTTATAAAACCTATGAGAAAGAACTCAAAAATGTAGTAGCTAAAATTGCTCAATTACCTATTGCAAGTTGGCAAAAACTTGAGTGGAATGTTGGAGATGGTGATAGAAAATTACGTAATTATATTATTCAGTTTAGAGCTTCAGGAATTAGGCTTAAAAAAACTGATTTTTCACCTTCGTTAGTGTGTACTAATACCCAAATTCCAATCATTGGTTGGGAAAATCGATATATCACTAAAAAAGAAGGAGCAAGATTGCAAAGTATCGATAATATACAACTTCCTGAAAATTATGGCACTTGTTTTAAGGCTTTAGGAAATGCTGTTAATGTTGAAATCGTCTATAAAATTGCTGAAAGACTCATCAAAGAAGAGATAGTAAGCAATATAACAAAAATGAAGATTATCAAAAATGAGAAAAACTTGAAATTGACTAGGAATGGAACAAATTAACCAAATCAATATACGTCCGAGTGTAAGTATCCTATCGGCTTTGCGGCATCTAAACTATAAAACTTGGTTTGCCCTTGCCGAGTTTGTAGATAACGCTATTGATAGTTACTTGAAAAATGAAAAAGAACTTAAAGTAGTTGAAGGAAATGATTTTAAGTTAATTGTAAAAGTCAATATCAATCCAACCGATAACAAAATAATAATAACAGATAATGCAGCAGGTATTCATCAAAAAGACTTTGAAAGGGCTTTAAAGACTGCAGAAATACCGCCAATCAATACAGGTTTATCCGAGTTCGGTATGGGTATGAAATCTGCAGCCTGTTGGTTTTCTGATTTTTGGATTGTTAAAAGTACGGCATTAGGCGAAACAGTTAAGCGTACTGTAACATTTGACGTAAAAAAAATTGTTTTCCAAAAAATTGAAAATCTTGATGTCAGTAATGATACGGCAAAAGAGACCGAACATGGTACAATAATAGAATTACAAAATGTTCACAACTTACCAAAAAGAAGAGCAATCGGAAAAATTAAAGAGCATTTAACAAGTATTTATCGTGATTTTATTCGTCAAGGAGTACTTCAACTCTATTTCAATGATGAGATTTTAATTTTTGATGAACCAAAAATTTTGAAAGCACCTTTTTACAAAACACCTGATGCCGAACCAATTTATTGGCGAAGAGAAATTCCTGAAAATTTTGAAATACGAGAAGGTTTAAAAGTAACCAAAGGCTTTGTTGCTATTTTGGAAACTATTGAAGCAGGAAAATCAGGATTAGCCATTTTCAGACGTGGTAGGGTTATCTTAGGTAGTGCTGATGAAGGCTTTAAACCCTATGAAATTTTTGGACAAGCAGGCTCATTTAAGGATAAACGTATTTTTGGAGAGCTACACATTGAAGGATTTCAAGTAAGCCATACGAAAGATGGTTTTAAAAACGATGATGATATGCAAACTTTTGTTGAATTAGTTGCAGACTTCTTAGATGAAAGTCCGTCATTACTGAAACAAGCAGAAGGCTATCGTGTACGTCCGAATAATAACGATTATAAAAAATCAGCAACTGAAACCGTTAGAGAAACAGTTGAAACTGCAAAGAAAACTTTACCAAATCCTGTAAAGCAAATTATTGCTGAGGAAAAAGAACCTGAAAAGCCTGAACAGGAACTAAGTCCAATTAACCAAGAAAATTCAAGCTATGAAACCTTTGAAATTAAATTTAATAATGCCGATTGGCTTATTGATGTTGAACTTTCTTGGGATACTAACTTGACTAATTGGATTGAGATTGGCGATAAATTCACGAAAAAGTATATTGAAGAAAATCCTAAGTTATACAGAAATGTCAGGCGTATCGGAATTAGATTGGCTCTACGACATCCGTTTTGTGAGAAATTTGCAAGTACAGATAAAACAAGAATTGCCCCGTTATTAAGATTAGCAGTTGCTATTGGATTATCGGAAGTAATAGCAAGAGAGAGCGGAGTAAACAACTCTTCATTTTTCAGAAATATCATCAACAAATTACTAACTGAAGCATTATCAGAGTAACGATATGGAAAATTGGACACCTATTGTTGGAGAAGAAACCGAGCAACTTTTAGAATACTTGAAACTTGATGAAGTTTCAACAAAAATACTGTTAAAAGAAACAAAGTCTATTTTAGCTCTATGTGGTAGCCCAAAACAACAGACTAATTCTGAAACAGGTCTTGTTTTTGGTTACGTGCAAAGTGGTAAAACGATGTCTTTTACTACACTTACAGCCTTAGCAAAAGACAATGATTATCAGATAATAATTGTAATCGCAGGCATATCAACTAACTTGCTTGACCAATCCACCAAAAGACTTGAAAAGGATTTAAGGCTGAATGAAAGGTTTGACAGAAAGTGGTTAGGTGTAAAGAAAAACCCGACTAATACATCAACAGACCGAGACGACATAAGCACCGTTCTGAAAGAATGGAAAAACCCTACTTTTCCCGAAGATGAAAGACGAACCGTTTTAATTACGGTTATGAAGAATCCACGACATTTACAAAATTTAATTGATGTACTACAACGTTTAGATTTACGAGAAGTGCCTACTCTGATTATTGACGATGAGGGCGACCAAGCAAGTTTAAATACTAAAGCGATGAGAAATGCTATGCGTGGGCTTACCGAGGAAGAACTATCCGAGCAAGATTTAAGTACGATTTACAGAAGAATAATTGAGTTGAAAGAAATATTACCACATCACACATTTATACAATACACAGCTACACCGCAAGCTAATTTATTCATAAACATTTTAGATAGACTTTCACCAAACTTTATAAAGTTGCTTACGCCCGGTGATGCTTACACTGGCGGCTCAACTTTTTTTATTGATAACCATACACTTGTAAGACCAATTCCTATTGAAGATATAGCAACAGACGAAGAACCCTTAGAAACACCACCCCAAAGTCTGATTTATGCAATGCAATTATTTTTCTTGGGAGTTGCCGCAGGAAAAATAAAAAAGGACACCAATAATCGCTCAATGATGATACACCCGTCAAGGTTACAACTTGACCAGAGGTTATATTTTGATTGGGCAAATAGTATCAAAGAAAGATTTGTTACCACACTTCAAATGGAAGATGATGAGTTTGATAAATTAGAACTTATCAAAGAATTTGAAAAAGCCTATCAAGATTTGAAAAGAACAGTACAAGACTTGCCGAGTTTTGAAAATTTGTTAGGAAATAAACTCAAAACAGATAGATTAGAACACGCCATAAGTTCAACAAAAATAGAAGAAGTTAATAGCCGACAAGGAAAAACCCCTTTAATCAATTGGAAAGACCATTACGCATACATTTTGGTAGGAGGACAATCATTAGACAGAGGATTTACAGTTGAAGGATTAACAGTTACCTATATGCCACGTCCTATTGGTGTTGGGACAGTAGATACCATTCAGCAAAGAGCAAGATTTTTTGGTTACAAGCGTAAATACTTGGGATATTGTCGTATTTATCTTGATGAACCAACTATAAACGCATACAGACATTATGTTGAACACGAGGAGGACTTGCGAAAGAGTTTAACCGAAAACAATCTTGCTAACCGACATTTAAATGATTGGGAAAGAGAGGCAGTTTTAGAAAGAGCGTATCAGTTAGCACGTAAAAATGTGTTTTCAAACGAGTTTGAACGATTTGATTTATCAAACGAGTGGTTTAGAATTTCAGCACCACACGATTTAGATAATATCATAGACAATAACAGAAAAGTTACACAGTCTTTTATTACTTCAATCCAACATTTGCTACAAGAAGATAATGGACACGCAAAGCGAACAGATGAGCAGAAACATAGTGTTTGTAAGATTTCGGTTCGTCGGGCTTTTGACGACTATTTAATGAAATTGAAATTTACAAGAGATAGCGATAGTGAAGGTTTTACAGCCTTAAAAAGTGTGATTTTGAGGTATTTAGAGGCGTATCCAAATAGTGAAGCGACTATCTTCTTAATGAAAAAGGGACAAATCAGAGAACGTCAACTTACCAAAAAAGACGAGATACAACAACTTTTTCAAGGTAAAAACCCAAGAACAGGCGAAATTATCTATCCCGGTGATAGTGAAATAAAAGAATTTGCAAATTTGACAATTCAAATTCACAACCTAAACCTAATTAACAGAGACACAGGTGAAGTTTTTGAGAATGTCTATACAATAGCTGTTTGGATACCTGAGTCAATGAATAAGAGCATCATCAGGCTTGGTAAACAAATTAACTAACAAAAAATTAAAACCTCTCCCAACACTACATTTGCAACAAAAACGGCATACTTGCTAAAATAAACTTTTTTCCTTTTTCGTGCAATGTAAAAGCAGCAGTCCCCCCTAACACACGCAGCGGCGGTTATTTTCGTACATCGGTAATTAGTTTGCCGTTGTCGTCCCACTCGCGGCTGATGTAGGGCGGGGTGTCGTCGTGGGCGCGACGGGGATAGGTGGTTTCGCGTCGGCGGGGGTTTTTGTCGCGGTCGTAGTACTCTGTCCATCTGCCTACTTTACAGCCCTCTATGTACTGCCCGCGTTCGGCTACTCTGCCGCTGGGGTAATAGGCAATGTAGGTGCCGTGCCGCAAGCCGTGTTGCAGTGGTACGATTTCTTTGAGTTGGGGCTTGCCTTTGGCATCGTTTTCATAGATAAGTTCGGCATCTTTGGCCATGCCTTTGTTGTAGTAAAACTTCTCTTGTAATACGAAATTATTGTCAAATTTTTCCCATCGGCCGTGCTTGGCACCTAAGTAGAAACTCCCCTGTTCGTAGATTTGGTCGCCTTTGGTTTTGATGTAAGGTCCGTGCAGCAACAGGAAATTTTCCTTGTCAAACGTTGTCATGCCTACATCTATCGGGTTGCGCATGGTGATTTTTCCGGTGAGTTTGTTGTAATAATACAACTCGTTGATGTTGGGGGGCGGCGACTGAAAGTCTTTTACATAGTGAAATTTTTCTACAAAGCCGCTGGCATGGCGGATGAACATGCGTGATACTTTTATCCCTTCAAAAGTTCCCTTTTCTACCTTTGCTTTTTGAGCCTCGGGCATAACCTGACTTTTGCTTTTTTTGCTGCCGCCTA contains:
- the dcm gene encoding DNA (cytosine-5-)-methyltransferase: MLKFIDLFAGIGGFHLALQKLGHQCVFACEINQTLADLYEQNYGIKPEGDIKKVDIKSIPPHDILCAGFPCQPFSKAGKMLGRKDNTLGNLIDEILKILHHHKPTFFILENVPFIAKQDNEDMWRYMKSEFKRAGYKSDEKIYSPHQFGIPQHRQRIYIVGSRRGLEHFSWIEPQEKIQTDIKSILDNNPSEAKAIGKEEQYCLDLWQEFIDCIPKDIPIPKFPIWGMEFGATYPIEDGKTPLQLSEKELGNYKGIFGKSLKGLSKEEQEKYLPSHAFNTDKNGNYPRWKKRYIQQNRNFYKTYEKELKNVVAKIAQLPIASWQKLEWNVGDGDRKLRNYIIQFRASGIRLKKTDFSPSLVCTNTQIPIIGWENRYITKKEGARLQSIDNIQLPENYGTCFKALGNAVNVEIVYKIAERLIKEEIVSNITKMKIIKNEKNLKLTRNGTN
- a CDS encoding ATP-binding protein, which gives rise to MEQINQINIRPSVSILSALRHLNYKTWFALAEFVDNAIDSYLKNEKELKVVEGNDFKLIVKVNINPTDNKIIITDNAAGIHQKDFERALKTAEIPPINTGLSEFGMGMKSAACWFSDFWIVKSTALGETVKRTVTFDVKKIVFQKIENLDVSNDTAKETEHGTIIELQNVHNLPKRRAIGKIKEHLTSIYRDFIRQGVLQLYFNDEILIFDEPKILKAPFYKTPDAEPIYWRREIPENFEIREGLKVTKGFVAILETIEAGKSGLAIFRRGRVILGSADEGFKPYEIFGQAGSFKDKRIFGELHIEGFQVSHTKDGFKNDDDMQTFVELVADFLDESPSLLKQAEGYRVRPNNNDYKKSATETVRETVETAKKTLPNPVKQIIAEEKEPEKPEQELSPINQENSSYETFEIKFNNADWLIDVELSWDTNLTNWIEIGDKFTKKYIEENPKLYRNVRRIGIRLALRHPFCEKFASTDKTRIAPLLRLAVAIGLSEVIARESGVNNSSFFRNIINKLLTEALSE
- a CDS encoding Z1 domain-containing protein yields the protein MENWTPIVGEETEQLLEYLKLDEVSTKILLKETKSILALCGSPKQQTNSETGLVFGYVQSGKTMSFTTLTALAKDNDYQIIIVIAGISTNLLDQSTKRLEKDLRLNERFDRKWLGVKKNPTNTSTDRDDISTVLKEWKNPTFPEDERRTVLITVMKNPRHLQNLIDVLQRLDLREVPTLIIDDEGDQASLNTKAMRNAMRGLTEEELSEQDLSTIYRRIIELKEILPHHTFIQYTATPQANLFINILDRLSPNFIKLLTPGDAYTGGSTFFIDNHTLVRPIPIEDIATDEEPLETPPQSLIYAMQLFFLGVAAGKIKKDTNNRSMMIHPSRLQLDQRLYFDWANSIKERFVTTLQMEDDEFDKLELIKEFEKAYQDLKRTVQDLPSFENLLGNKLKTDRLEHAISSTKIEEVNSRQGKTPLINWKDHYAYILVGGQSLDRGFTVEGLTVTYMPRPIGVGTVDTIQQRARFFGYKRKYLGYCRIYLDEPTINAYRHYVEHEEDLRKSLTENNLANRHLNDWEREAVLERAYQLARKNVFSNEFERFDLSNEWFRISAPHDLDNIIDNNRKVTQSFITSIQHLLQEDNGHAKRTDEQKHSVCKISVRRAFDDYLMKLKFTRDSDSEGFTALKSVILRYLEAYPNSEATIFLMKKGQIRERQLTKKDEIQQLFQGKNPRTGEIIYPGDSEIKEFANLTIQIHNLNLINRDTGEVFENVYTIAVWIPESMNKSIIRLGKQIN
- a CDS encoding toxin-antitoxin system YwqK family antitoxin; its protein translation is MSLSNVLKIVGIVLFIGTVPTFVFAQRDKSSAKRAAEYRAEQAKRKEQAKQEAAKAAAKEADKKAREAAKIADARRKAEEAKTRKEAQAAAEQEKKATKKQPVKVELIEEKTTVAVTEQQPTAQPDKKEEVLDKVVETDLVPTIDLKTKSDGSTIGNLMALFNDIGGSKKSKSQVMPEAQKAKVEKGTFEGIKVSRMFIRHASGFVEKFHYVKDFQSPPPNINELYYYNKLTGKITMRNPIDVGMTTFDKENFLLLHGPYIKTKGDQIYEQGSFYLGAKHGRWEKFDNNFVLQEKFYYNKGMAKDAELIYENDAKGKPQLKEIVPLQHGLRHGTYIAYYPSGRVAERGQYIEGCKVGRWTEYYDRDKNPRRRETTYPRRAHDDTPPYISREWDDNGKLITDVRK